One region of Vibrio pelagius genomic DNA includes:
- a CDS encoding TetR/AcrR family transcriptional regulator, which produces MGQKAGRPQKNREVRQRLIEHARDLFVVQPYDKVSTRLVAERAGVNIAMIRYYFGNKAGLFEAMLRETLRPMQQQMQKLIDESNHDNFLDLMRTYYKEMAKVPKFPRLVAQVMNMPPSEVQRELLEKVFIDIAKPAQDVIFEKLIDHGVLRKDMDPKLCRISYISLMVFPFIAPPPLLALHGIELNEDFLNRLIEHNIKLMSEGFVNPSSPSELQD; this is translated from the coding sequence GTGGGACAAAAAGCGGGACGACCGCAAAAAAATCGAGAGGTGCGGCAACGCTTGATTGAACATGCGCGGGATCTGTTTGTCGTGCAGCCTTATGACAAAGTATCGACGCGGCTCGTCGCTGAGAGGGCTGGCGTTAATATTGCGATGATTCGCTACTACTTCGGCAACAAGGCGGGTCTGTTTGAAGCGATGTTGCGTGAAACTCTACGGCCAATGCAGCAGCAGATGCAAAAGCTCATTGATGAGAGTAACCACGATAATTTTCTCGACCTTATGCGTACCTACTACAAAGAGATGGCTAAGGTTCCAAAATTCCCTCGCTTGGTGGCTCAAGTGATGAATATGCCACCCTCTGAGGTTCAGCGAGAGCTGCTTGAAAAGGTGTTTATTGATATCGCTAAACCTGCCCAAGACGTGATATTCGAGAAGCTGATTGATCATGGTGTGCTGAGAAAAGATATGGATCCTAAATTATGTCGGATCTCGTATATCAGCTTAATGGTCTTTCCTTTTATCGCACCACCACCACTGCTTGCACTGCATGGCATTGAGTTAAATGAAGACTTCCTTAACCGTCTGATTGAACACAATATTAAACTAATGAGTGAAGGCTTTGTGAATCCAAGCAGCCCCTCAGAACTTCAGGACTAA
- a CDS encoding efflux RND transporter periplasmic adaptor subunit: protein MKIGKKWLFFPALAIGIVGLVVAINLKPDLPTKPAGDRARLVDIQVLEQQAIAPLAIGFGKVEPKVEWKAIAEVTGKIVYRHPELEKGKVIPAGTEVLKIDPLDYELKLTQAQADLKSSQTSLAKLNQEEQNLNQTLKIEKNRLVISNKELKRKQDLRKKGLTSQSDVDLQEQSALSQRKLVLDIENQIALMPDEKRVAEAVIKVNVSKVREAERSLEKTTITLPKAMRIAQVDIETNQVVNLQQTMFIAHGIDVMEVEAQLSIHDMQTLASSLGEFTRDESGVPNTDTSEISATIELNSGNLNAVWPARVARISETVDENQATAGVILEIQQDYAQLNPSSLPPLVNGMFVKALIEGASNPAWVVPERALHGDTLYLMNSEQRLSMVQVEVLYRRDNQVVVRGDLKQGDKLILNDVLPAIEGMLLREAGDDSVSKQESDS, encoded by the coding sequence ATGAAAATAGGGAAAAAGTGGCTGTTCTTTCCAGCATTAGCGATAGGCATTGTCGGCTTAGTTGTTGCGATAAATCTCAAGCCTGATCTTCCAACCAAGCCTGCTGGAGATCGAGCCCGCTTAGTCGACATACAAGTGTTAGAGCAACAAGCTATCGCTCCCTTAGCAATTGGGTTTGGCAAAGTGGAGCCGAAAGTTGAGTGGAAAGCGATCGCGGAAGTGACGGGCAAGATAGTCTATCGCCATCCCGAATTGGAGAAGGGCAAAGTGATCCCTGCTGGTACAGAAGTGCTTAAGATTGATCCGCTCGATTATGAACTCAAATTGACCCAAGCTCAGGCCGACCTTAAATCTTCTCAAACCTCTTTGGCTAAGTTGAATCAAGAAGAGCAGAACCTAAACCAAACATTGAAGATCGAGAAAAACCGTTTAGTGATCAGCAATAAAGAGCTTAAGCGCAAACAAGATCTTCGTAAGAAAGGGTTAACCTCTCAGTCTGATGTTGATCTGCAAGAGCAGAGTGCGCTGTCGCAGCGCAAACTGGTCCTCGATATCGAAAATCAAATTGCGTTAATGCCTGATGAGAAGAGAGTCGCTGAGGCGGTGATCAAAGTGAATGTCTCTAAAGTAAGAGAAGCAGAGCGCTCTTTGGAAAAAACCACCATTACTCTGCCAAAAGCAATGCGTATCGCGCAGGTTGATATCGAGACCAACCAAGTGGTCAATCTTCAACAAACCATGTTTATTGCTCATGGTATTGATGTAATGGAGGTGGAGGCTCAGCTTTCAATTCACGATATGCAGACCTTGGCTTCGAGCTTAGGTGAATTCACTCGTGATGAGTCTGGTGTTCCTAACACCGATACTTCAGAAATCAGCGCTACGATTGAACTTAACAGCGGAAATTTAAATGCTGTATGGCCTGCACGAGTGGCGCGTATCAGTGAAACCGTGGATGAAAACCAAGCAACCGCAGGCGTCATACTAGAGATCCAGCAAGACTATGCACAACTTAATCCAAGTAGCTTGCCTCCTCTAGTAAACGGCATGTTCGTTAAAGCTTTGATTGAAGGGGCATCTAACCCTGCTTGGGTTGTACCAGAGCGAGCACTGCATGGCGATACTCTGTACTTAATGAACAGTGAGCAGCGCTTGAGTATGGTTCAGGTGGAAGTTTTATACCGCCGTGATAATCAGGTCGTGGTTCGTGGAGATCTCAAACAAGGGGATAAGTTAATCCTCAATGATGTTCTTCCAGCCATAGAGGGTATGCTTCTGAGAGAAGCTGGCGATGATTCGGTCTCGAAGCAGGAGAGCGATTCATGA
- a CDS encoding efflux RND transporter permease subunit, whose product MIKFFSRHPTAANLLMLGLLVLGFTSLSNIKRETFPEYDPPYIMAGIVYPGASPQEVEESLCIRMEDAVDGLANIEETQCEAIEGSARLILKLNEKADIGRMLVDVQTQIDSINDFPSEIESPVVQELDWNEPVVDVAITADTTWPELKAYAEQLKRTMKLDYGVSLVEVSGFSDHQYRVELDTQAIRQLGLTVNDIAEQIGRQNVKLPSGNVETPDKNFLIRFDERRVTPQELESIVVGSAPNGSVIRLRDIATITDRFELDEQKVLFDGKPSALLKVSKNKEDDALRIKERVTQFVEEQSVIAPDGVTLQMTNDLSSVLWDRLTMMVRNGWQGIVLVFATMWLFFSLRYSFWVAAGLPVAFMGGLFLMANLGLSINIMSLVGLLMAIGIMMDDAIVIAESIASHLDRGQKVDDAVYNGVKKVLPGVLSSFLTTVCIFGSLLFLDGEMGAVLKAVPQVLILVLSLSLIEAFLILPNHLSHSLHKEKQEKPALRFKVVLLEKFEHFRNTTLMNMVERVVSFRYAFMGGVVSLLLLAIALIAGGIVKFQPFPELDGDIAEARVILPPGASLAQTERVVEHIVSSAERLNLQWSDEVEGGNTLVEHITSQFNANADANESGPHLATVRLDLRGAESRNTIIDDFIDAWRDDVGEMADPISLVFKQPTMGPGGRAIEIRAKHDDLQELKAASIDIQEYLNQFDGVHGVLDDMRMGKEEILVKLRPGAETYNVNGQMIASQLRAAFFGQTADEIQVGVENISIEVRLDKQQAGDVQQLANFPIITSDGSQIPLATLATLDFQRNYVRIQRIDGLRTISIFGDVNNKKASSSAILAQFQRDEAPKLLKKYPGLRFDFEGEAKDAAKTGASMGKGFLLGLFGVFTILSYQFRSYLEPFVVMLAIPLAFIGVVVGHWLLGHALSMPSMMGFVSLAGIVVNDSILLVQYIRHHVDEGDSVHDSVVKASRERFRAVFLTSMTTAAGLLPLLTETSLQAQVIQPLVISIVFGIFASTLLVLFMIPAAYAILADFGLVKKHEPLTI is encoded by the coding sequence ATGATCAAGTTTTTCTCTCGACACCCAACCGCAGCCAACCTACTCATGCTGGGATTGCTGGTGCTGGGTTTTACCTCGCTCTCCAACATTAAGCGAGAAACCTTTCCTGAGTACGATCCTCCATACATCATGGCGGGTATTGTTTACCCCGGCGCTTCACCACAAGAGGTGGAGGAGAGCTTATGTATTCGTATGGAAGACGCCGTTGATGGTTTGGCGAACATTGAAGAAACGCAATGTGAAGCTATTGAAGGTAGCGCGCGACTGATCCTCAAACTCAATGAGAAAGCGGATATTGGTCGTATGCTGGTGGACGTACAGACTCAGATTGATTCGATCAACGATTTCCCTTCAGAGATTGAGTCTCCTGTCGTTCAAGAGCTTGATTGGAATGAGCCCGTGGTTGATGTGGCAATCACTGCAGATACTACCTGGCCTGAACTCAAAGCTTATGCTGAGCAGTTAAAGCGCACCATGAAGCTCGACTATGGTGTCTCGTTGGTCGAGGTGAGCGGTTTTTCTGATCACCAATATCGTGTTGAGCTGGATACCCAAGCCATTCGTCAGTTGGGGCTCACCGTCAATGACATCGCCGAGCAGATTGGGCGTCAAAACGTTAAGCTGCCAAGTGGTAATGTCGAAACACCGGATAAAAACTTCCTGATCCGTTTTGATGAGCGTCGAGTAACGCCACAAGAACTCGAAAGCATTGTGGTTGGCTCTGCGCCAAACGGCTCTGTGATTCGCCTGCGAGACATTGCAACCATCACAGACCGATTTGAATTGGATGAACAGAAAGTACTGTTTGATGGAAAGCCATCGGCTCTGCTTAAGGTCAGTAAAAACAAAGAAGATGATGCACTGCGTATCAAAGAGCGCGTGACTCAATTTGTTGAAGAGCAGAGTGTCATCGCTCCTGATGGTGTCACGCTGCAAATGACCAATGATCTTTCGTCTGTGTTGTGGGACCGTCTGACGATGATGGTGCGCAACGGCTGGCAAGGGATCGTATTGGTGTTTGCGACAATGTGGTTGTTCTTCAGCTTACGTTATTCATTTTGGGTTGCCGCTGGCCTGCCGGTTGCTTTTATGGGTGGTCTGTTCTTGATGGCGAACCTTGGGTTATCCATCAACATCATGTCACTGGTTGGTTTGTTGATGGCCATCGGTATCATGATGGATGACGCCATCGTGATCGCGGAATCGATAGCCTCACATCTCGATCGGGGACAGAAGGTCGATGATGCTGTCTACAATGGAGTGAAGAAAGTTCTGCCTGGTGTACTCTCTTCATTCTTAACGACAGTGTGTATTTTTGGCAGCTTGTTGTTTTTAGATGGCGAGATGGGGGCGGTACTAAAAGCGGTGCCTCAAGTCTTGATATTGGTACTCTCGTTGAGCTTGATTGAAGCCTTCTTGATCTTGCCAAATCACTTGTCGCATTCACTGCATAAGGAGAAACAAGAGAAGCCTGCTCTACGTTTTAAAGTTGTGCTATTGGAGAAATTTGAACATTTCCGCAACACCACTTTGATGAACATGGTTGAGCGCGTTGTTTCGTTTCGATACGCCTTTATGGGAGGTGTAGTGAGTTTGCTGCTCCTTGCGATCGCTTTGATTGCTGGTGGTATCGTTAAATTCCAGCCGTTCCCTGAATTAGATGGTGACATCGCTGAAGCTCGGGTGATTTTGCCGCCGGGTGCATCGCTGGCGCAAACTGAACGAGTTGTGGAGCATATCGTCTCTTCTGCCGAGCGTTTGAACTTGCAATGGAGTGATGAAGTTGAGGGCGGTAATACCTTAGTTGAACACATTACCAGCCAGTTTAATGCCAATGCGGATGCCAATGAATCCGGTCCACATTTGGCGACGGTACGTTTGGATCTGCGTGGTGCCGAAAGCCGAAATACGATTATCGATGACTTTATCGATGCTTGGCGTGATGATGTGGGTGAAATGGCTGATCCTATTTCTCTGGTATTCAAGCAGCCCACGATGGGGCCGGGTGGACGCGCGATTGAAATTCGGGCCAAGCACGATGATTTGCAAGAGTTGAAAGCGGCTTCGATTGATATCCAAGAGTATTTGAATCAGTTTGATGGAGTGCATGGCGTGCTTGATGACATGCGAATGGGTAAAGAGGAGATCTTAGTTAAGCTGAGACCGGGAGCAGAGACTTATAACGTCAACGGACAGATGATTGCGTCTCAATTGCGTGCGGCGTTCTTTGGACAAACTGCGGATGAGATTCAGGTGGGTGTTGAGAATATCTCCATTGAAGTGCGCTTGGACAAGCAGCAAGCGGGCGATGTTCAGCAACTGGCGAATTTCCCAATCATCACTTCCGATGGTAGTCAGATCCCGTTAGCGACCTTAGCGACCCTCGATTTTCAGCGAAACTATGTGCGAATCCAGCGTATTGATGGTCTGCGTACCATCAGCATCTTTGGTGATGTGAACAACAAAAAAGCCAGCTCGTCAGCTATTTTGGCGCAGTTTCAGCGTGATGAAGCGCCTAAGTTGTTAAAGAAATACCCTGGACTGCGTTTTGACTTTGAAGGTGAGGCGAAAGATGCCGCTAAGACGGGTGCGTCTATGGGGAAAGGCTTCTTACTGGGCTTGTTTGGCGTCTTTACCATATTGAGTTATCAATTCCGCAGCTACTTAGAACCTTTCGTGGTGATGCTAGCGATACCTTTGGCTTTTATTGGTGTCGTGGTCGGACACTGGTTGTTGGGACACGCTCTGAGCATGCCGAGTATGATGGGCTTCGTCTCATTAGCTGGGATCGTAGTTAACGACTCGATACTCTTGGTGCAATACATCCGGCACCATGTGGATGAAGGAGATAGCGTGCATGACTCTGTAGTGAAAGCGAGTCGTGAGCGTTTCCGTGCCGTGTTCTTAACCTCGATGACGACTGCGGCAGGTCTGTTGCCTCTGCTCACTGAAACCAGTTTGCAGGCTCAGGTTATACAGCCACTGGTGATTTCAATCGTGTTTGGTATCTTCGCTTCCACGCTACTGGTGCTGTTTATGATCCCTGCGGCCTATGCGATTTTGGCAGACTTTGGCTTAGTGAAGAAACATGAGCCTCTCACTATCTAG
- a CDS encoding phosphatase PAP2 family protein, whose product MRTIEPIVRWDVAFSMFCLKSRYSKQTAQISKAISHTGDGHLYLLFAIAALFLDEQSGKAFLMVGLAAFAIELPIYWLAKNTIKRRRPAEFSTFLHSYIVPSDKYSLPSGHSAAAFVMATVIGHFYPQVYLVSLVWASLIAGSRILLGVHFLTDVLIGAALGIACANLALNGLL is encoded by the coding sequence ATGAGAACGATAGAACCTATTGTCCGCTGGGATGTGGCATTTTCTATGTTTTGCTTAAAGAGTCGTTATAGCAAGCAAACCGCGCAGATCAGTAAAGCAATATCTCACACTGGGGACGGACACCTATACCTTTTGTTTGCCATAGCTGCCTTGTTCTTAGATGAGCAAAGTGGCAAAGCGTTTCTTATGGTGGGCTTGGCGGCATTCGCCATTGAACTCCCCATCTATTGGTTGGCAAAAAATACCATCAAGCGCCGTCGTCCTGCCGAGTTCTCCACTTTCTTACACTCTTACATCGTGCCTTCTGATAAATATAGCTTGCCATCAGGTCATTCGGCGGCGGCTTTTGTTATGGCTACGGTCATTGGTCACTTTTATCCGCAGGTTTATTTGGTGAGTCTGGTTTGGGCAAGCCTGATCGCAGGTTCTCGCATCTTGCTCGGTGTTCATTTTCTTACCGATGTTTTGATCGGTGCGGCACTTGGTATTGCTTGCGCGAACCTTGCTCTAAATGGGCTGCTTTAG
- a CDS encoding MJ1255/VC2487 family glycosyltransferase gives MKILYGVQGTGNGHIARARAMANALKAKNVDVDFLFSGREGDKYFSMEAFGDYQTRHGLTFFSEQGQVKYGKTFLKNSLWRLGREIAELDLSHYDLVLNDFEPVSAWAAKKQKVSCIGISHQNAFRFDVPKKGGNWIERSVIQHFAPTEHSIGLHWYHFEQPILPPIVYTPSNREKASCAERNVNFSLVYLPFEDLDDVTDLLIKFISHQFICYHPDVIEQRIVENIVFKPLSHDGFQIDLQGCSGVIANGGFELPSEAMTLGKKLLLKPLAGQFEQQSNVATLEALGLAQMMSFLDPAALRSWLGEKQAEMVTYPDVASAIVEWILAKDWHCHEQLRRQLWEKVDFPSYASIT, from the coding sequence ATGAAAATACTTTATGGTGTACAAGGCACTGGTAATGGTCATATTGCCCGTGCTCGGGCGATGGCGAATGCTCTGAAAGCGAAGAATGTGGATGTCGACTTTCTATTCTCTGGCCGTGAAGGGGACAAGTACTTTTCAATGGAAGCGTTTGGCGACTACCAGACCCGCCACGGCTTAACTTTTTTCAGTGAACAGGGGCAGGTGAAGTATGGCAAAACCTTCCTCAAGAATAGCCTGTGGCGTCTTGGTCGTGAAATTGCCGAGTTGGATCTCTCACACTACGACTTAGTCTTGAATGACTTTGAGCCAGTGTCAGCTTGGGCGGCTAAAAAACAGAAAGTATCGTGTATTGGTATTAGCCATCAGAATGCATTTCGCTTCGATGTGCCCAAGAAAGGAGGGAACTGGATTGAGCGTTCTGTGATACAGCACTTCGCTCCAACGGAACACTCTATTGGATTGCATTGGTATCATTTTGAACAGCCAATTTTGCCTCCGATCGTATATACGCCGTCTAACCGTGAAAAGGCGTCATGCGCAGAAAGGAACGTTAATTTCAGCCTGGTGTATCTGCCGTTTGAAGATTTGGATGATGTGACAGACCTTTTGATTAAGTTCATCTCTCACCAGTTCATTTGCTATCACCCAGATGTCATAGAGCAGCGCATCGTTGAGAATATTGTGTTTAAACCACTGAGCCACGATGGCTTTCAAATCGACCTGCAAGGGTGCTCTGGTGTTATTGCTAATGGTGGCTTTGAGTTGCCCTCTGAAGCGATGACTCTAGGCAAGAAACTGTTGCTTAAACCACTGGCGGGCCAATTCGAACAACAGAGCAATGTGGCGACTTTAGAGGCGCTAGGTTTAGCTCAGATGATGAGCTTTCTTGACCCTGCTGCCCTGCGCAGTTGGCTAGGGGAAAAACAAGCTGAAATGGTCACCTATCCAGATGTTGCGAGTGCGATTGTTGAGTGGATTTTGGCGAAAGATTGGCACTGTCACGAGCAACTAAGAAGGCAGTTATGGGAGAAGGTCGACTTTCCTAGTTACGCTTCTATCACTTGA
- the leuO gene encoding transcriptional regulator LeuO encodes MLEKKDAMSAIASYRMESTLRGVDLNLLTVFDAVMQEQNITRAAHNLGMSQPAVSNAVARLKVMFNDELFMRQGRGIQPTQRARQLFGPIRQALQLVRNELPSSVFSPESSSRLFKLAICSPCDMRFAPKIMSTINELAPSVQLHMDAEFDRQLSERMRYQEIDFVIDYARFDEQGFSSTEIFQDELVVVASASHPRINGSVTESELLEEKHAKLSRIHGQRSFSEQAYRDLDCTPYYEGTSLSNVLYVVGQSELVTIAPRWMVEHAANKEQLQILDFPFDNAAISGFLSWHESSEKDKGHIWLRDQLMMICGEVVALN; translated from the coding sequence ATGTTAGAGAAAAAAGACGCAATGAGTGCTATTGCAAGCTACAGAATGGAAAGCACACTTCGTGGAGTAGACTTAAACCTGTTGACGGTTTTTGATGCTGTAATGCAAGAGCAAAATATTACCCGTGCGGCGCACAATTTGGGGATGTCTCAGCCTGCAGTAAGTAACGCTGTAGCACGTCTAAAAGTGATGTTTAACGACGAGCTATTTATGCGTCAGGGTCGTGGTATTCAACCGACTCAACGTGCTCGTCAGCTGTTTGGTCCAATCCGCCAAGCACTGCAACTTGTGCGCAACGAACTGCCAAGTTCTGTCTTCTCTCCAGAGTCCTCTTCTCGTCTATTCAAGTTGGCGATCTGCAGCCCTTGTGACATGCGTTTTGCACCTAAGATTATGTCGACGATCAATGAGCTTGCGCCAAGTGTTCAACTGCACATGGACGCGGAGTTCGACCGTCAACTTTCTGAGCGCATGCGTTACCAAGAGATCGACTTCGTTATCGATTACGCTCGTTTCGATGAGCAAGGTTTCTCAAGCACAGAGATCTTCCAAGATGAGCTAGTGGTTGTCGCTTCAGCTTCACACCCACGCATCAATGGGTCGGTTACTGAGTCTGAGCTTCTTGAAGAGAAGCACGCAAAACTGTCTCGCATTCACGGTCAACGCAGCTTCTCTGAGCAAGCATACCGCGACCTAGACTGTACGCCTTACTATGAAGGCACGAGCCTAAGCAACGTTTTATATGTTGTTGGTCAGTCTGAACTCGTTACGATTGCCCCTCGTTGGATGGTTGAGCATGCAGCGAATAAAGAGCAGTTACAGATTCTAGACTTCCCATTCGATAATGCGGCAATCTCAGGCTTCCTAAGCTGGCATGAATCAAGCGAAAAAGACAAAGGACACATTTGGTTACGAGATCAACTCATGATGATCTGTGGCGAAGTAGTAGCACTTAACTAA
- a CDS encoding AMP-dependent synthetase/ligase: MANLDFHIVKRLREQIAQGGNRTALKHKVNNVWQGISWQQFGEQIDKLSLALLAQGLRIQDKIGIYSNNMPQWTVADFAALQARLVTVPIYPTNTAAQSSYIVQNADVKVLFVGEQPQFDAAISLFDECEQLEIIVAMSDDIDTQGYDFAISWQEFIERGQQAQQAELDVRLADANMDDLLTLIYTSGTTGQPKGVMLDYANIGSQLEGHDERLSLSKDDVSLCFLPLSHVFERAWTFYVLYKGATNCYLQDTMQVRDALSDVKPTVMCAVPRFYEKIFSAIHEKVSKAPLIRKVLFTWAVNMGAKLAACHQEGRTPSLMLKKSHALADKLVLSKLRALLGGNINFMPCGGAKLDETIGRFFHAIGINVKLGYGMTETTATVSCWDDRCFNPDSIGMSMPGAEVKIGEQNEILVRGPMVMRGYYKMPEETAKTFDEHGFLKTGDAGHFDENGNLFITDRIKELMKTSGGKYIAPQVVEGAIGKDHFIEQIAVIADTRKFVSALIVPCYDSLEEYAKELNIKYHDRVELIKHHQIVEMLEKRVNDLQQELAKFEQVKKFKLLPKAFSMDAGELTPTQKLRRKVINDKYQDEIEEMYTEKSKDK; this comes from the coding sequence ATGGCCAATTTAGACTTTCATATCGTAAAACGACTTCGCGAGCAGATTGCTCAGGGCGGCAACCGCACGGCTTTAAAGCATAAAGTAAATAATGTTTGGCAAGGCATTAGCTGGCAGCAATTTGGTGAACAGATCGATAAGCTGTCACTCGCACTATTGGCTCAAGGATTGAGAATCCAAGACAAAATCGGTATTTACTCAAACAACATGCCTCAATGGACTGTGGCAGACTTTGCAGCTCTACAAGCTCGTCTTGTCACTGTGCCGATTTATCCAACCAACACGGCGGCGCAGTCGTCCTACATTGTTCAAAATGCAGACGTCAAAGTACTTTTTGTTGGTGAACAGCCACAGTTTGATGCAGCAATCAGCTTATTTGACGAATGTGAGCAGCTTGAAATCATCGTTGCGATGTCAGATGACATTGATACTCAAGGCTATGATTTTGCTATCTCTTGGCAAGAGTTCATCGAGCGTGGTCAACAAGCTCAGCAAGCGGAATTAGACGTTCGTCTTGCCGATGCGAATATGGATGATCTGCTGACTCTTATCTATACCTCTGGTACGACAGGTCAACCGAAAGGTGTCATGTTGGACTACGCTAATATTGGCTCTCAACTAGAAGGTCATGACGAGCGCTTAAGCCTAAGCAAAGATGATGTTTCCCTCTGTTTCTTACCGCTATCTCATGTATTTGAACGCGCTTGGACCTTCTATGTCCTTTATAAAGGTGCAACCAACTGTTACCTACAAGATACAATGCAGGTGCGTGACGCTTTAAGCGATGTGAAACCAACCGTCATGTGTGCTGTTCCACGTTTCTACGAGAAAATCTTCTCAGCGATTCACGAGAAAGTATCGAAAGCACCACTGATTCGTAAGGTTCTCTTTACTTGGGCTGTAAACATGGGCGCTAAATTGGCTGCATGTCACCAAGAAGGTCGCACACCTTCTCTAATGTTGAAAAAGAGCCATGCATTGGCAGATAAACTGGTGTTATCTAAACTGCGTGCTCTGCTTGGTGGAAACATCAATTTTATGCCTTGTGGTGGTGCGAAGCTTGACGAAACCATCGGTCGCTTCTTCCACGCAATTGGCATCAATGTGAAACTTGGCTATGGCATGACAGAAACCACAGCAACGGTTTCATGTTGGGATGACCGCTGTTTTAACCCAGATTCAATCGGTATGTCTATGCCGGGTGCGGAAGTAAAAATTGGCGAACAGAACGAAATCTTAGTACGTGGTCCAATGGTGATGCGCGGCTACTACAAAATGCCAGAAGAGACAGCTAAGACGTTTGACGAGCACGGCTTCTTGAAAACGGGTGATGCGGGGCATTTCGATGAGAACGGTAATCTATTTATTACCGATCGCATTAAAGAGTTGATGAAAACCTCTGGTGGTAAATACATTGCGCCGCAAGTGGTTGAGGGTGCTATCGGTAAAGACCACTTTATTGAGCAGATTGCCGTGATTGCTGATACACGTAAATTTGTTTCTGCATTGATCGTACCATGCTATGACTCCCTAGAAGAGTACGCGAAAGAGCTCAATATCAAGTACCACGACCGTGTTGAGTTGATTAAGCATCACCAGATTGTTGAGATGCTAGAAAAGCGCGTTAATGACCTCCAACAAGAGCTGGCTAAGTTTGAGCAAGTGAAGAAATTCAAACTGTTGCCAAAAGCCTTCTCTATGGATGCTGGTGAACTGACACCGACTCAGAAACTGCGTCGTAAAGTGATTAACGATAAGTATCAGGACGAAATCGAAGAAATGTACACTGAAAAGTCGAAAGATAAGTAA